One genomic window of Salvia miltiorrhiza cultivar Shanhuang (shh) chromosome 4, IMPLAD_Smil_shh, whole genome shotgun sequence includes the following:
- the LOC131021205 gene encoding calmodulin-binding protein 60 A-like — protein sequence MEHDEINGASSDPGQALALTIRKIMEKELEPLVLKMVSAVIKPMVITTVQQEIVPLAEDLIRRVVKEVFQPVEEKLLNGGSRDELPKGGSLQLKFLDDVSDTVTGEELKGIKYECLKLALLNPDGNIVASGRESSAKVEILLLHDNGNDDITIENFERSIIQTGEKKKPHFAKSVYISLKEGVGDLNGLKLGHDKDWIKLCNCRLGARIGQNLEGTTVQEAWTLPFKVTDKRDKQYDKHPLPFLSSEVWRLEGVCRNGKRCDRLKDKNIKTLQDFLFWFHVNPEELQKQILRVGDGAWKTTVTHAETCIVDDKKMYSHKSSTEPQMRVVYDVVGELKGVIDESHFVPIHNLSPDRKDRARNLLSSVLEVSAFGERYNNVEASLLHELPLQHCWNGSGLTLSENMKGYDSGPSSDSLGSKEMGELCNPTSGLSPADPVPRVSRDGEIHKCVGNNKVKYVEDFRHFENHSCPTSMLLMSENNKHKRSFAASSSGRSNDSFDSARSAMEKGWFDDEDCYRPGPPSPDLMLPYADDTYSYNTRASGHCYEETSRGHGCDEVDPPKGWKKLYRLWSTLRERVSVDVSSSHKKRRVG from the exons ATGGAGCATGATGAAATTAATGGTGCTTCATCAGATCCTGGCCAAGCTCTTGCTCTAACTATACGAAA GATAATGGAAAAGGAATTGGAACCTTTGGTGTTAAAAATGGTTAGTGCAGTGATAAAGCCGATGGTCATCACTACCGTCCAACAAGAGATAGTACCACTTGCTGAGGATCTAATCCGTAGAGTG GTCAAAGAGGTTTTTCAACCTGTTGAAGAGAAGCTTTTGAATGGAGGGAGTCG GGATGAGTTGCCAAAGGGAGGGAGTTTACAGCTGAAGTTCTTAGATGATGTATCCGATACGGTGACAGGTGAGGAGCTAAAAGGGATCAAATATGAATGCCTGAAGTTGGCTCTGCTCAATCCAGATGGGAACATCGTGGCCTCTGGCCGTGAATCCTCTGCAAAGGTGGAGATATTACTCCTCCATGACAATGGAAATGATGATATCactattgaaaattttgagagaAGCATCATTCAAACAGGAGAAAAGAAGAAGCCTCACTTTGCTAAAAGTGTGTATATATCTCTCAAGGAAGGTGTTGGGGATTTAAATGGCCTCAAGTTGGGACATGACAAAGACTGGATTAAGCTGTGCAACTGCAGGCTAGGGGCGAGGATCGGGCAGAATCTCGAGGGAACTACAGTGCAGGAAGCATGGACGCTGCCATTTAAGGTCACAGACAAGCGTGACAAAC AGTACGACAAACATCCCCTTCCGTTTCTTTCTTCTGAAGTTTGGAGATTGGAGGGAGTTTGCAGAAATGGCAAGCGATGTGATCGCCTGAAAGACAAAAACATCAAGACTTTGCAAGATTTCCTGTTTTGGTTCCATGTCAATCCTGAGGAGCTCCAAAAACAA ATACTACGTGTTGGTGATGGCGCATGGAAGACAACAGTCACTCATGCTGAGACCTGCATTGTTGATGATAAGAAGATGTACTCTCACAAATCTTCCACAGAACCTCAAATGCGTGTTGTTTATGATGTTGTGGGAGAACTGAAGGGGGTAATTGACGAGTCCCACTTTGTCCCAATTCATAATCTGTCTCCTGATAGAAAG GATCGTGCACGCAACTTACTCAGCTCGGTATTGGAAGTGTCTGCATTTGGAGAACGATACAACAATGTTGAAGCTTCCCTTCTCCATGAGCTCCCATTGCAGCACTGTTGGAATGGCAGTGGCCTCACACTGTCTGAAAATATGAAAGGATATGATTCTGGGCCGTCGTCTGACTCTCTTGGATCAAAAGAAATGGGAGAGCTATGCAACCCCACCTCCGGCCTGTCTCCTGCAGATCCCG TACCTCGAGTAAGTAGAGATGGTGAGATCCACAAATGTGTTGGGAATAATAAAGTGAAATATGTGGAGGATTTCAGACATTTCGAGAACCATTCTTGTCCTACAAGTATGCTGCTTATGTCAGAAAATAACAAG CACAAGCGCTCATTTGCAGCATCGAGCAGCGGGCGTTCAAACGACTCGTTTGACAGTGCAAGGTCAGCAATGGAGAAGGGGTGGTTTGATGATGAGGACTGCTATCGCCCTGGTCCTCCCAGTCCAGACCTCATGCTGCCTTATGCCGACGACACTTACAGCTACAACACTCGGGCTTCTGGCCATTGCTACGAGGAGACGTCGCGTGGGCATGGTTGTGATGAAGTCGATCCGCCAAAAGGGTGGAAGAAGTTGTACAGGCTATGGTCCACATTAAGGGAAAGGGTGTCTGTAGATGTTAGTAGTAGCCACAAGAAGAGGAGAGTTGGTTAA